The Nomascus leucogenys isolate Asia chromosome 23, Asia_NLE_v1, whole genome shotgun sequence genome includes a window with the following:
- the VPS28 gene encoding vacuolar protein sorting-associated protein 28 homolog, which produces MFHGIPATPGIGAPGNKPELYEEVKLYKNAREREKYDNMAELFAVVKTMQALEKAYIKDCVSPSEYTAACSRLLVQYKAAFRQVQGSEISSIDEFCRKFRLDCPLAMERIKEDRPITIKDDKGNLNRCIADVVSLFITVMDKLRLEIRAMDEIQPDLRELMETMHRMSHLPPDFEGRQTVSQWLQTLSGMSASDELDDSQVRQMLFDLESAYNAFNRFLHA; this is translated from the exons ATGTTTCATGGAATCCCAGCCACTCCGGGCATAGGAG CCCCTGGGAACAAGCCGGAGCTGTATGAG GAAGTGAAGTTGTACAAGAACGCCCGGGAGCGGGAGAA GTACGACAACATGGCAGAGCTGTTTGCGGTGGTGAAGACAATGCAAGCCCTGGAGAAAGCCTACATCAAGGACTGTGTCTCCCCCAGCGA GTACACTGCAGCCTGCTCCCGGCTCCTGGTGCAGTACAAAGCTGCCTTCAGGCAGGTCCAGGGCTCAGAAATCAGCTCCATCGATGAGTTCTGCCGCAAGTTCCGC CTGGACTGCCCGCTGGCCATGGAGCGGATCAAGGAGGACCGGCCCATCACCATCAAGGACGACAAGGGCAACCTCAACCGCTGCATCGCCGATGTGGTCTCG CTCTTCATCACGGTCATGGACAAACTGCGCCTGGAGATCCGCGCCATGGATGAG ATCCAGCCCGACCTGCGAGAGCTGATGGAGACCATGCACCGCATGAGCCACCTCCCGCCCGACTTCGAAGGCCGCCAGACGGTCAGCCAGTG GCTGCAGACCCTGAGCGGCATGTCGGCGTCGGATGAACTGGACGACTCACAGGTGCGTCAGATGCTGTTCGACCTGGAGTCAGCCTACAACGCCTTCAACCGCTTCCTGCATGCCTGA